One genomic segment of Acinetobacter oleivorans DR1 includes these proteins:
- the hemB gene encoding porphobilinogen synthase: MTYTFNRPAFPATRMRRIRKNDQLRAMVSETQLTTNHLIYPVFVLPGQNQTQDIPSMPNIQRLSADLLLKKAERLLELGVSKLALFPVTPQEDKSLTAEAAWREDGLVQTTCRLLKKELPEMVLITDGALDPYTTHGQDGIIDETGYVLNDETVECLIKQALSHAEAGAEVIAPSDMMDGRIGAIRQALEANGHIYTNIMAYSAKYASSFYGPFRDAVGSASNLKGGNKYNYQMDFANRAEALHEIALDIQEGADMVIVKPGMPYLDVVREVKDTFGVPTFIYQVSGEYAMLAGAIQNGWLSESVILESLMCCRRAGADGIWTYFAETAAEKLKEMN; this comes from the coding sequence ATGACTTATACGTTCAATCGTCCTGCATTTCCAGCCACTCGCATGCGCCGTATCCGTAAAAATGACCAGTTGCGTGCGATGGTCAGCGAAACACAGCTCACTACCAATCACTTGATTTATCCAGTATTTGTATTACCGGGACAAAATCAGACCCAAGATATTCCAAGTATGCCAAACATTCAGCGTTTGTCGGCAGATTTGTTACTGAAAAAAGCTGAAAGACTTCTGGAATTGGGTGTATCGAAACTGGCTCTTTTTCCAGTCACTCCTCAAGAAGATAAAAGCCTCACCGCAGAAGCTGCATGGCGTGAAGATGGTTTAGTTCAAACCACATGTCGTCTGCTTAAAAAAGAATTACCAGAAATGGTGTTAATCACTGATGGTGCCCTCGACCCATACACGACTCATGGTCAAGACGGCATTATTGATGAGACAGGCTATGTGCTAAATGACGAGACTGTCGAATGCTTGATTAAACAAGCCTTAAGTCACGCTGAAGCTGGTGCCGAAGTGATTGCACCAAGTGACATGATGGATGGCCGTATTGGCGCGATTCGTCAAGCTTTAGAAGCCAATGGTCACATCTATACCAACATCATGGCCTACTCTGCGAAATATGCATCTAGCTTCTATGGTCCGTTCCGTGATGCTGTTGGCTCTGCATCCAACCTTAAAGGTGGTAATAAATATAACTACCAGATGGACTTTGCCAACCGTGCCGAAGCTTTACATGAAATCGCGCTTGATATTCAAGAAGGCGCCGACATGGTCATTGTAAAACCGGGCATGCCATATCTGGACGTGGTACGTGAAGTGAAAGATACCTTTGGTGTTCCAACCTTCATTTATCAAGTCAGTGGCGAATACGCGATGTTAGCTGGTGCAATTCAAAATGGCTGGTTATCAGAATCAGTGATTTTAGAATCACTCATGTGCTGCCGCCGTGCGGGTGCAGATGGGATCTGGACTTACTTTGCAGAAACTGCTGCCGAAAAACTCAAGGAAATGAACTAA
- a CDS encoding EmrA/EmrK family multidrug efflux transporter periplasmic adaptor subunit, whose product MTDAQSNVEETVPTTSASDDNNQNKRKKFLGFFALILLIAAILYAIWALFLNNSVSTDNAYVGAETAQITSMVSGQVAQVVVKDTQTVHRGEVLVRIDDRDAKIALAQAEAELAKAKRQYKQTAANSSSLNSQVVVRADEINSAKAQVAQAQADYDKAGLELNRRAQLAASGAVSKEELTKAQSAVETAKAGLELAKAGLAQASSSRKAAESTLAANEALIQGVSEVSTPDVQVAQAHVEQAQLDLERTVIRAPVDGVVTRRNIQVGQRVAPGTSMMMIVPLNDLYVDANFKESQLKKVRPGQIVTLTSDLYGDDVEYHGKVMGFSGGTGSAFALIPAQNATGNWIKVVQRLPVRIALDPKELAEHPLRVGLSMEAKVDLSAK is encoded by the coding sequence ATGACTGATGCACAAAGCAATGTAGAAGAAACAGTGCCAACAACATCTGCCTCGGATGACAACAATCAAAACAAGCGCAAAAAATTTCTTGGTTTTTTTGCGCTGATTTTATTGATCGCCGCTATTTTATATGCAATTTGGGCATTATTTTTAAACAACTCCGTGAGTACGGATAATGCTTATGTCGGTGCTGAAACCGCGCAAATTACTTCAATGGTGAGCGGTCAGGTCGCTCAGGTTGTCGTAAAAGATACCCAAACGGTACATCGTGGTGAGGTGCTGGTTCGTATTGATGACCGTGATGCCAAAATTGCATTAGCGCAAGCTGAGGCAGAACTTGCCAAAGCAAAACGCCAATACAAACAAACCGCAGCAAACAGTAGTTCTTTAAACTCTCAAGTGGTGGTGCGTGCTGACGAAATTAACAGCGCTAAAGCTCAGGTTGCTCAAGCACAAGCCGACTACGACAAAGCTGGGTTAGAACTCAACCGCCGTGCACAACTTGCCGCGTCTGGTGCAGTGTCTAAAGAAGAACTCACTAAGGCACAAAGTGCAGTTGAAACAGCCAAAGCAGGGCTAGAACTTGCTAAAGCTGGTTTAGCGCAAGCGTCTTCAAGCCGTAAAGCTGCCGAAAGTACCTTAGCTGCAAACGAAGCCTTAATTCAGGGTGTAAGCGAAGTTTCAACACCTGATGTACAAGTTGCACAAGCACATGTTGAACAAGCTCAGCTTGATTTAGAACGTACCGTGATTCGTGCGCCAGTTGATGGTGTGGTCACACGTCGTAATATTCAAGTGGGTCAACGCGTTGCACCGGGCACCAGCATGATGATGATTGTGCCGCTCAACGATTTATATGTAGATGCGAACTTTAAAGAAAGTCAGTTGAAAAAAGTCCGTCCGGGTCAAATCGTCACACTTACTTCAGATTTATATGGTGACGATGTTGAATATCACGGCAAAGTGATGGGCTTCTCTGGTGGTACAGGCTCTGCCTTTGCCTTAATTCCGGCTCAAAACGCAACAGGTAACTGGATTAAAGTGGTTCAACGCTTACCAGTTCGTATTGCACTTGACCCGAAAGAACTTGCTGAACACCCACTGCGTGTTGGCTTGTCGATGGAAGCAAAAGTCGACTTATCTGCGAAGTAA
- a CDS encoding DHA2 family efflux MFS transporter permease subunit has protein sequence MKTQTPFAELSGGRLLLAAFVIALSNFMVVLDTTIANVSVPHITGNLAVSSTQGTWVVTSYAVAEAICVPLTGWLAGRFGTVRVFIFGLIGFTIFSFLCGLANSLGMLVFFRIGQGLCGGPLMPLSQTLLMRIFPQEKHAQAMGLWAMTTVVGPILGPILGGLISDNLSWHWIFFINIPVGIVCVLAAIRLLKPAETETISLRIDTVGLGLLILWIGALQLMLDLGHERDWFNSTSIVVLGLTAAIGFVVFLIWELTDKHPVVDVKVFRHRGFAISVLALSLGFGAFFGSIVLIPQWLQMNLSYTATWAGYLTATMGFGSLTMSPIVAKLSTKHDPRALASFGLILLGGVTLMRAFWTTDADFMALAWPQILQGFAVPFFFIPLSNIALGSVLQQEIASAAGLMNFLRTMAGAIGASIAVTVWDDHAKVARSEMVSNLNTAEVQNNLAQNGFSADSTLGIISNLVDKEAITMSANHVFLLFAMVFVFAGLVIWLCPKPKGDVSGMPSH, from the coding sequence ATGAAAACGCAAACACCTTTTGCCGAGCTGAGCGGTGGCCGTTTATTACTGGCAGCGTTTGTTATTGCCTTGTCGAACTTTATGGTCGTACTCGATACGACCATTGCCAACGTATCTGTACCACACATTACCGGTAACCTTGCTGTTTCAAGTACACAAGGGACGTGGGTCGTTACATCGTATGCAGTTGCAGAAGCGATTTGTGTACCTTTAACGGGTTGGCTTGCGGGCCGCTTTGGAACTGTTCGGGTTTTTATTTTTGGCCTGATTGGTTTTACCATTTTTTCTTTCTTGTGCGGCCTAGCAAACTCGTTAGGCATGTTGGTGTTTTTCCGTATTGGACAAGGTCTATGCGGTGGCCCACTCATGCCACTCAGCCAAACTTTGCTCATGCGTATTTTCCCTCAAGAAAAGCATGCACAGGCGATGGGCCTATGGGCAATGACGACCGTCGTTGGGCCAATTTTAGGACCAATTTTGGGTGGTCTCATTAGTGATAACCTGTCTTGGCACTGGATTTTCTTTATTAACATACCAGTCGGCATTGTTTGTGTTTTAGCGGCAATCCGTTTGCTTAAACCTGCCGAAACAGAAACGATTTCTTTAAGAATCGATACCGTCGGTTTAGGTCTGTTAATTCTGTGGATTGGTGCACTACAGCTCATGCTCGATTTAGGGCACGAACGCGACTGGTTTAATAGCACTAGCATTGTGGTGTTAGGCTTGACTGCCGCCATAGGCTTTGTGGTGTTCCTCATATGGGAGCTGACCGATAAACACCCCGTCGTGGATGTCAAAGTCTTTAGGCATAGGGGCTTTGCAATTTCAGTACTGGCCTTGTCGCTCGGCTTTGGAGCATTCTTTGGCAGTATTGTACTGATACCACAGTGGCTGCAAATGAACCTTTCCTACACCGCCACGTGGGCCGGCTATTTAACCGCAACCATGGGCTTTGGTAGTTTGACCATGTCACCGATTGTGGCAAAGCTTTCGACCAAACATGACCCAAGAGCACTAGCGAGTTTTGGTTTGATTTTGCTGGGTGGTGTGACCTTAATGCGGGCATTCTGGACCACAGACGCCGACTTTATGGCACTGGCTTGGCCGCAAATCTTGCAAGGTTTTGCTGTACCGTTCTTCTTTATTCCACTGTCGAATATTGCACTCGGTTCAGTACTCCAGCAAGAGATTGCATCTGCTGCGGGCCTCATGAACTTCTTGAGAACCATGGCAGGGGCGATTGGTGCATCAATTGCTGTGACCGTGTGGGACGACCACGCCAAAGTTGCACGCAGTGAAATGGTGTCTAACCTAAATACTGCCGAAGTTCAAAATAACCTTGCTCAAAATGGTTTTTCGGCTGACTCGACCTTAGGAATCATTTCAAACCTCGTTGATAAAGAAGCGATTACTATGTCGGCAAACCATGTATTTTTACTGTTTGCGATGGTGTTTGTTTTTGCGGGGCTGGTCATTTGGCTGTGTCCGAAACCCAAAGGAGATGTCAGCGGAATGCCATCTCACTAG
- a CDS encoding thioesterase family protein, producing MSDEKKNWTGNIHLGAKTDLTVVLNQLCKAFNSSPFFKHSGMIMRVVDGHIEGYIEMQPNLIGNLAFQILHGGVAATLLDSIGGIVAMEHLYRRSTPETLTETIKQVSRLATVDMRVDYLAPGRGKYFIARAEVLRLGRKGCTMRMTMVNDEEKAIAAGIASYAY from the coding sequence ATGAGTGATGAAAAGAAAAATTGGACTGGGAACATCCATTTAGGTGCAAAAACTGACCTAACTGTGGTTCTCAACCAGTTATGTAAGGCGTTTAATAGCTCTCCTTTTTTTAAGCATAGTGGAATGATTATGCGTGTGGTGGACGGGCACATTGAAGGCTATATCGAGATGCAACCCAACCTGATTGGCAATTTGGCATTTCAGATTTTGCATGGCGGCGTTGCTGCAACTTTGCTCGATAGTATTGGTGGAATTGTGGCAATGGAACACCTCTATCGCCGTTCAACTCCCGAAACTTTAACTGAAACCATTAAGCAAGTGTCGCGTTTGGCAACAGTCGATATGCGTGTAGATTATTTAGCGCCGGGGCGTGGTAAATATTTTATTGCTCGTGCTGAAGTTCTGCGTTTAGGTCGTAAGGGCTGCACCATGCGCATGACGATGGTCAATGATGAAGAGAAAGCCATTGCTGCCGGCATTGCTTCATATGCCTATTAA